The Kryptolebias marmoratus isolate JLee-2015 linkage group LG9, ASM164957v2, whole genome shotgun sequence nucleotide sequence CTCACCGGGCTTCAACGCTCGCTGACGCCTGGTTAGAAGCAACACGGTTACGAGACTTCTGCAAACGTGTGCTTTATTTGAAAAGATTACACCTTCGTGTGAGCCGATGTggcttcattttcattttaaatgttgcacTCACTTGCAGAAGGAGCTCTGGTCACACGTCTTGAAGTTGCCCCTGTCCACAGCCCACGTCCCGCTGAGGCACACAGCCAGCCAGAGCACCAAGACAGGCGCcatcctgcagacagaaagaaaaattcaacaaaacatcCTAAAAGTGCACTAATCTTAGCCCAATTCGTGCAATCATGTTAAGCAATGCCCCGATTGCCCGAAAGGATCCTAACCAAACTATAGTAGACACCGAGCTGAAACTGGAGTTAAATTGTACACATTCAGGCGGACTTTGAGCTCTCTGCAGTGGTAAAATGTGCCCTCTATAGACAAGGGAGATAAATCATTTCCCGTTTTTCCCCATCTCGCTGCTGCAGGGACAcagtgtgcttaaaaaaaataattaaaaaaaaactcccaggCGCCTCTTATTTATGCTAGGGTCCGCTGAACACTTAATCTCCATTAGTGCCAAATCCCACGGATGTGAAATGATTAAACTGATGCCCAGAGACCGTGTTAGCTAACATCGCCTACCGTGAGCTAAAGCGGATCTGCGcatacaaaaattaaacaacagaaaGCCAGGCACttgtaaatatttcagtaaTACAGCGTGGCTcttttaaacaagaacaaaaagtgCGGCAGCAGTGTTATGTATGAATTACCTCTTTGAATCAAAGACACTATGCTAATCCTGCTAGCAGCCCGCTAAGCCGATAATTCAATTGAAGGAGGACGTCGACTTTTCTTTTATAGCTGTTTTACTTCGCggtgtttaaaactcaaaacacCTGTCGTTTACTTATTGCAACCCACGGATTGATATTTCCCGACCCCTCTGAAAACGAGCCGTAAATGAAATCGATGATAAAAGAGCGGaacaggatttctttttttgtcctacCTTTCAGTgaaggtggccatcttgattatGCTAGCCGCTTGGCTCcgccccctttttttcttattccgCAACAAAGATCGTTAAATAGTAAGATTCTCACCAGCTGCCGAGGGGGGAAAACTAGCGCTCAGTTTCGACcgatttctgtgttttaaacgATTAACGGTTTTCTTTGATTGCATCCGTGCCGTCTGATTGTCGAGTTAATGATAAACGGAGGATTCGCGTGAACTTCGCGCGGATATATATGCCCACTCAGTCTCAGGCACGGACACGTCATTCTCCAAAGCTCCTATCATAGAAGCGCACACACTCATCCCGGATTTGTTGCACCAGATTTATGTCAGGCCATTGTTGAGCAACTACACTGCAAAAGATCATAACTGTCGTCTTTATATCTCAAATTTAGCCTTTAATCTAATatccacatttctttttttttttacttacattggtttaaagctgttttcactCCTCATCAGCTCCTGCTGTGTGAATATTTTATTGCTCATAAACATTAGATCCCAGTTAACTGACTAGGATTACATCctgtggggatttttttttgtcctttttaatgtGGAACTAGACCCTAGAGTATATTACATGTTTAATAGGAACCGTTTAGAAATTTAACACTTTTCAGTCTAGTTTAGCTTCAGTTCCCTACCTTGAGCATACAACGCTGCCACGCTTGCCGTCCAGATCACACTGGAAGAAGAAATACAAGTGCAGTTAATAGTAACCAAACTCATCTATGTTTTGGTGCTTTGCATGAACTACTAACACACGTGGAAAACACCACCCCAGCAGTTTGTAACTGCAGTGACCACCTGTGTTGTGATCGACAAAGATACACAAAACTAGTGGATGTTtgggacaaaaaaaggaagatttattttgtaaagtggTTCAAAACAGGTTTGTGTATAGAACAAGAGATGTAAAACATTGTACATACAATTTCAAAGCACAAACAAGGTGAAAATTGTACAAAGCATTCTACAAATGATTTAGCAGAATTTAGTTGGTTTAAGGCTGTTTTGTGTTGATCAAACtctatatttacaaataataagCACATCATTTATTAAGCCCTAGTGTACAGAAAAGAAACTAGCTGGAAATATATCAAGTCTCAAAATACCATACAAAAGCTAAACACACACCTACGCACTTCAGCTATTATAGAACTATACAAGAACTTTGCAGTcgttttttaaagtaaaatacgATTTTCCCTCCATTTTAGAAGCTCTGTTGATTCCTCACAGTTTGATTTTTATAGCTGAAACCGCCAGCATAGGTGTCCAAGTCTGTCAATGTTTTTATGGAGGACGCTGTGAATCGGTGCCACGTATCTTGCCACGTCGCCGTCCCGTGAAAAGTCTCTGTAGAACAGGCCCTTCTCTGAGCTGAAAGCAAACTTCTGGGGCAGCGGCCCATTGCCCCGAACGTACTCCCACACAGCCAGGAGCAGCAGCCTCACCTCGAAGGGAGTCAGAAGGGGGAACGCCTCGTGGACGTTGGCCAGCACGGGAGGTAGAAGTTGGCCTTCTCCCATGCAGTACACCAGGAGGCAGGAGGCCTGCAGGTGCCATGGCGAGTCAGTGGACGTCGCCTCACGGGATGCCTCCCAGTGGGCCAGCAGAGTGGCCAGGAGACCTCTGAGCACAGCCGAGCAGTAGCAGAGAGCCGGACGTCCAGCTGCCACGacctgcagcagagagaagagCACCGGATGGGCCTCAAAGCACCGTCTAATGTGGATGTCTCGCTCCACTGTGGTGCGCGCGTGCTCCTCGGGGGGCCAGGACAACTCCCCATTGGCCACGTCTGGACAGACGTTTTCCACCAGAGTGACTGCAATGACTTTTGCTGCCTCTGCGTTGATGGGCAGTGGATCATCGGGGTCAGACGGTGATCGTGAGGCGTTGAGACCAGACGAGCTGCAGCACTGGACTATAACGGCCAGCAGAGTCTGGATGTTCTacagagaaaacaggagaaatgtcagtgttttctgaaataaaaacactaaattaaaaaactcaCTTCTCTGATTTGTATATCAGCAACAAAACGTCTACCAACTCACCTGGGTGACTCCAGATGGGTCGAGCAGATGCGCGGCAGTGCGAACCTTCAGTCCCTTTCCAATCACACCTCCGTGAAACACGGACCAAACGCTGCCAGAAAAATTCACGGTGGTTCCAAACCGACAATTAATGTCGAGCAACGAGGCTCCCAGGTCAGGAGAGACAGACGGGGAGGAAATAGGCGCGCCAGACATGTCCGCAATCTGTCCACCAAAAAGGTCAGCGTTCCCTCTGTGCAGTGCTCCCTCCACCAGCTGCTGAAGTATCGCCTTCAGAGTGAGAGGGGAGTAGGCTGCAAACCGGGACAGAAGCAAAACTGAGCAGTTTACAGACTCGGCTGCCTGCCCCCCATCTCTACCCACCTTTCCCGTTTCACCTCTCCGCCGCAGGACTAGAAAGAAATGAGTGACAGCAGCTCTGGAGAGCAGGAGAAGGTGAGCTGGGGATGATGTTCGAGGGAGCGGGCTACAGGACAACAGGCGCACTGTAGCGTGAGACACAGCTGAATCACCGTGGAGAAGAAGGGGGCAGAAATCATGAAGGTGTCCTGAAACTGCAGAGCCCACCTGGACAGCCATGGATGATTGAGCTCCTGACGCTCCCCTTTTCTCCTCATCTTGGCTCTGGATGGCGGCGGCCaggttcagcagcagctgcctcAGCTGCCGGGGCCCCAGGGTGTGAGTGTGGATCTGGGCCACACAGTGGGCCACAGCAGCAGGAATGAGGCCCACCATGCAGGAGGAGAGTGTGGTGTGAAGCTGCCACGCCAGAGCCAACTCCTCTGGGTTACGGGCCTGGGTGAGAAGCTGGCAGAGGGTCTCTGTGGCTACACTGGGACCACCGTACACTGAGAGCAGGCAGAGCAGCTGGTGCAGCCAGAGGTGGCGCTTCCTCTCCAGTCGTAGTGTCTCGGCACACAGCTGACCTACATGAGAGCGCAGCTCCTCCAGGAAGGGGATGGCCCGCTGGGGCTGAGAGGAGGATGAATTCAGGAGGCTGACCTCAGCTCCATCAGAGCGGTTGAAGACTAGTTTGTGGAGATGCAGGAGCAGCATCTGGAGAAGGCGATCGCAGCCTTCTCGAATTCCTTCATGAGGTGAAGGTGTTGGGCCAGAGATGATGACTGAAGCTGGAGTTGCTGTGTCTGCCAGAAATCGGAGGACCCGTGCCCCTCCTGATGGACTCTGGCTAATGAGGTGGACAGCCAGACCCAGCATGCTATCCAGCTCCTCCCTGAGGAGGCCCTGCAGCAGAGCCTGTAGCTGGAGCAGAACAGGAGGCCGTAACAGCTCTACTAGCTCCGCAGACACAGCGCCAAAGAGGTTTGGAGACATCGCAGCTAACTGCAGCAGAAAGGGAACTACAGCACGCCGAAGCTGGGGGGAACTTTCCCAGGATGTTGACGACGAAGTGGGTGAAAGAGGCGTCGATGGAGTCAAACTTTCCTGAAACATTCTGAGCAGCTCCTTTCTGATGCTTTCAGAGTGATGAGCTGCAAGATGTCCGAGGATTCCCACCACGGAGCCGATCTTAGGCACCCTGCTGCCTTTCTCCACCAGCAGGCCCTGGTCCATAGCGCCATGAGAGCAGAAGTCCTTCAGTCCACATGCCAACACTCTGCTGATGATGGTTCCTGGAAAGGCGGAGCCAATGTGAGCTACCACCCAGTCGAAATGCGGCGAGTGCTTAACTGAGGTGTCCAGCAGCGCGTCCACACAGGCGTCAGGGCACCAGGCCAGCATGGCAGCCAGACACTGGGAGTAGGCCTCCATAAGGGACCGAGTGGCAGCGCAGGACAtccagagctgcagcagctcattCAGGCTGGAGGAGTGGGGGGCTACCCTGCGCCCAGCGTCCTTGCTGCTCAGCTGTCCCAGGAGGTCTAC carries:
- the ints5 gene encoding integrator complex subunit 5 — its product is MSVVFDGSPLKAMQSSLSLTAQTQTALSAQELSQEIKSFISGIDAVQGRKLSVREHARCAVRLLRSVPACRGAVLEHLRGVYDEHVSMFLHNLETEGNASSGVSTNLEDIIQEVHGVLSEFIRLNPRAWAPLVSTWAVDLLGQLSSKDAGRRVAPHSSSLNELLQLWMSCAATRSLMEAYSQCLAAMLAWCPDACVDALLDTSVKHSPHFDWVVAHIGSAFPGTIISRVLACGLKDFCSHGAMDQGLLVEKGSRVPKIGSVVGILGHLAAHHSESIRKELLRMFQESLTPSTPLSPTSSSTSWESSPQLRRAVVPFLLQLAAMSPNLFGAVSAELVELLRPPVLLQLQALLQGLLREELDSMLGLAVHLISQSPSGGARVLRFLADTATPASVIISGPTPSPHEGIREGCDRLLQMLLLHLHKLVFNRSDGAEVSLLNSSSSQPQRAIPFLEELRSHVGQLCAETLRLERKRHLWLHQLLCLLSVYGGPSVATETLCQLLTQARNPEELALAWQLHTTLSSCMVGLIPAAVAHCVAQIHTHTLGPRQLRQLLLNLAAAIQSQDEEKRGASGAQSSMAVQVGSAVSGHLHDFCPLLLHGDSAVSHATVRLLSCSPLPRTSSPAHLLLLSRAAVTHFFLVLRRRGETGKVGRDGGQAAESVNCSVLLLSRFAAYSPLTLKAILQQLVEGALHRGNADLFGGQIADMSGAPISSPSVSPDLGASLLDINCRFGTTVNFSGSVWSVFHGGVIGKGLKVRTAAHLLDPSGVTQNIQTLLAVIVQCCSSSGLNASRSPSDPDDPLPINAEAAKVIAVTLVENVCPDVANGELSWPPEEHARTTVERDIHIRRCFEAHPVLFSLLQVVAAGRPALCYCSAVLRGLLATLLAHWEASREATSTDSPWHLQASCLLVYCMGEGQLLPPVLANVHEAFPLLTPFEVRLLLLAVWEYVRGNGPLPQKFAFSSEKGLFYRDFSRDGDVARYVAPIHSVLHKNIDRLGHLCWRFQL